The Mucilaginibacter gracilis genomic interval AAAAGAAGAGGAACTTAGGAAAGAACGAATATCAGCATCAAAATTTAGTTTATCAGGCTCTCCTAAAGAATAGCATCATTAGGAGATAAGTTTATTTCAACCATTTTGAAAGCTTTTCTTTAGCCTGGTTAGTTGTTAAAATTTCTCCGTTGTCAGACTGTTGCAAGCCAACCTCTATTTTTTCTAATAACAAGAGTGTATCCATCACATCGTCAAAACTAAATTCTTCCGGCAATTCCTGAATAGTTTTTAGAACCTCGTTTTTGATTAGCATAACAAAAGTATTTATTACTAAATTAACGAAAATTATCTAATGTTAGACGACGATAGCTTAATTATATGAGTTATGAAAACAAGACTGAACTTGACAATAGAAAAGGAATTAATGCATAAGGTGAAAGCTTATGCCAAAGATAATAACACGTCGGTTTCAAATTTAGTTGAGGCATATTTCAAAAATATATTAAGTAAAAAATCGCCGAATATGTTAGAGCTGATAAAAAGTTTGCCTAAACCGGATATTGATGATAATTTAGATTTGAAAAAAGCTTTTTACGAAGAGAACGCATCAAAATATGGCTTCTAAAATAAACACCATCATTTTCGACCTCGGCAATGTACTCATTGACTGGAACCCGTACCACCTTTACCGCAAGTTGTTTAGTAATGACGACGAGATTAAACACTTCCTGGATACAGTTTGCACCATGCACTGGAACGAGGAGCAGGATGCCGGGCGACCGGTAAAAGAGGGAACGGAGTTGCTAATAAGCCAATTCCCGGAGCATAGTGATAATATACTCGCTTACTATGAACGTTGGGAAGAGATGCTGGGCGGTGAAATACCGGGAACGGTGCAGATATTAAAAACGTTAAAAGATAGCGGCCAATACAAGTTGTATGCGCTAACCAATTGGTCGACAGAGACGTTCCCGATAGCTTTAAGCCATTACCACTTTTTGAGCTGGTTTGATGCCATTGTGGTATCGGGTGCGGAGGGCATCCGCAAGCCCGACTCCCGGTTTTACCAGTTACTTTTGGATAGGCACCAGGTAAAGCCGCAGGAAGCTTTGTTTATTGATGATAATTACCGCAACATACTGGCCGCAAGGGAAATGGGTATTGAATCGATCCATTTTACATCGGCGGACGAGTTGCGTCAACATTTGAGCAAATTGGGCGTTAACGCTTAACCTGTGTTAGTGATGCCCAAAAAAGTAATGCACCCCTGCGTTATAATAAGCGGTTTGTAACGAATAGCCGCCTTGGTAGGTGAGGTATGATGAAGGTATCATATAATTTAAAAACAGCTCTATACGTTTATTAAACACCACGCCGGATTGAAAGGAATAACTGATCCAGGTATCTTCGAGCTTATATGGCGGATAATTGACGGTTGCGGGTGTAATGCGGTAATCGGCACTAAGTGTTGTAAAAGTTACATAGCTTTGGTTGGTGTACTTTGAAACGTTTACTATTAGGCCCGCATCGATATATACTTTGAGCGAGTTAGCATTATACAAATTGTAAATAAATTGCGGTGTTATCCTCAAATTATATTGGTTATAAGTATAGGTAGAAGTAAGAGTATACGGTAGTAATGATAATGTGGTTAATGCCTGTTGGTTTTTAATTACAGGGTTAATGTAACTTAACCCAGCTTCCAAACGGAATAGAAACTTTTGCACTACGGGGTTGGTAAATATATCTAAACCGAAATTAACTTGAGGTGTGGTAGTGGTGCCGCTGCCATTTTCGAAATTGGGTTCGCGATGAAATGTTGAAGAGGCTACACTAAATCCGGCACCTGCAAAAAACCGTAAACTTGATAATCCATTATCGGTAGTACGTTTAGCACGGTTGGCTTTAGTAGTTCCGTTAATCATGTTCACAATGCCTTCAATATCATCTTCTGTGTATGCGGTAGTTTGAACTTTTTCTAACATACCGACATTAGATTGTGCGTACCTGGCAATCAAGTCGGCTAACTGGCCAAGGTATCTGTTATCAAGTTTAATATCAGTATTAGAGCCTGCATAGTATCGTTGAAAACCCAATTCGTAAGGTTGCTCGCTTTTTTCCTGGATAAAGAATCGGGTTTTTAAACCATCGGTATAGGATAGTAGCGCTACATTATTGCCTTTGACTATCATTCTTAAAAAAAAAGAAGCTTCTTTACTACTTGTATCTTTGGCTACCGGCAGATCGGGAAAATTAGTTTTGTTCATGCTGATACTACCTTTATAACTAAGGTACCCGTCGAGCCCGTCTACAGTAAACGACTGGATTGATGCCGGATAATAGATGTCGGATTTTTTATCATCCAAACTTGTTTTAAAGTGTATCGATTCGGGGTTTATAGTCCATTCGTGATAATCGATATAGCCAATTAAAACTTTATCATTAGTGATAGTTATAGAACCCTTGTGATAATTAGCCTGCGACAAGGCGTAAAAAGGGCATAGAAGCGCGGTAAAAAGTAATATGTATTTCATGATAAGGTTGCAATTAGCGCTGCCAATATATGAATATTATTAACCTTATAATTAAAATACCGCCTGCGCTATGCGTTTAGTTGGCTCCGGGTTGCCCATGGTGTAAAAGTGCAATACAGGTACGCCAAATTGCACCAGCTCTTTACATTGCTTTATCATCCACTCAATACCAACTTCTTTTACGTCTTTTTCGGATTTGCAATCGGTAATGGCTTCGCTTAATGCTTCGGGTATATCAATATGGAATATTTTAGACAGGCTTATTAACTGCTTGGACACCGTGATGGGTTTTAAGCCTGGTATAATGGGTACGGTAATGCCATTGGCGCGGCAATTGTTTACAAAATCGAAATACTTTTGATTATCGAAAAACATTTGGGTTACAATAAAGCCTGCGCCCATATCAACCTTTTGTTTCAGATATTTAAAATCGGTTTTTAGGTTTGGAGCTTCAAAGTGCTTTTCGGGATAACCGGCAACGCCTATGCAAAAATCGGTTTTGTATGATGTTGGGCCGGTATCGTGCAGGTACATGCCATTGTTCATGTTTACTACCTGGCCTAACAAATCGGTGGCGTAAGCATGGCCGCCAACGGTGGGTACAAAGCCCGATTCGGCTTTGCGGGCGTCGCCGCGAAGCACCAGTACGTTATCGATACCTAAAAACTGGAGGTCGATGAGTGCGTATTCGGTTTCTTCCTTGGTAAAGCCACCACATATTAAATGCGGAACGGCATCAACCTTATACTTATTCATGATGGCTGCACAAACGGCAACGGTGCCGGGGCGTTTGCGGGTAATGAGTTTTTCGAGCAGCCCGTTTTCGTGCTCTTTATAAATATGATCTTCGCGCAACGAGGTAACATCAATAAAGGGTGGTTTTAACTCCATCAACGGGTCGATGGCGTTATAAATGCCTTGTATGCTCTGGCCCTTTATTGGTGGCAAAAGCTCGAACGAGAATAATGTTTTGCCGTTTGCGTTGGCGATGTGTTCTGTTATTTTCATAAACCCCAAACCCCTAAAGGGGCTTTAATTCTTTAATGTACAATTATATATAAAACTATGTCATTTTCAGGGAACAACAAGTTTTTAAGTGTTTGATATTCCCATCAAGTGTCATTGCGAGGTACGAAGCAACCGCTTGCTTTACAGAGCGGCTTTGCAGGTTCGCTTTGCTTCCGTGCGATTGCTTCGTACCTCGCAATGAAATGCCACTAATAATTAATATTAGGGCTCAACCAGCGTTCGGTTACTTCCAAATCGGCACCTTTTCTTTGGGCGTAGTCCACAACCTGGTCTTTGCTTATTTTGCCTAAGCCAAAGTAACGGGCCTGGGGGTGTGCAAAGTAAAAACCACTTACCGATGCTGCTGGCGTCATGGCCAGGCTTTCGGTGAGATGCATTTTGGCGTTGTCTTCGGCTTTTAGCAATTCAAATAAGGTTGTTTTTTCGGTATGGTCCGGGCAGGCCGGGTAACCGGGTGCAGGGCGTATGCCCTGGTATTTTTCTTTAATCAGGTCGTCGCTGCCTAAGCTTTCGTCGGCGGCGTAGCCCCAGTAATCTGTACGTACCAGTTGGTGCATTTTTTCGGCAAAGGCTTCGGCTAAACGGTCGGCAAGGGCTTTGGCCATAATGCTGTTATAATCGTCGTGGTCGGCTTCGTATTTGGCAACCATCTCGTCGCAGCCAATACCTGCCGTTACGGCAAAGCCGCCCCAATAGTCGGCAACACCACTTTGTTTAGGTGCTATAAAATCCGACAGGGCATAATATGGCTCGCCCTTTACCTTTTCGGCCTGCTGGCGAAGTGTGTAAATGGTTGATAATACTTGGGTACGGGTATCATCGGTATACAACTCAATGTCATCGCCAACACTGTTTGCCGCCCAAAAGCCAATTACACCGTTTGCCTGCAATAGTTTGTTGGCTACAATTTCTTTCAATAAAGCCTGAGCATCATCGTAAAGCTTTTTGGCTTCAACACCAACCACCTTGTCGTCAAATATTTTAGGGTAGCTTCCGCGAAGTTCCCAGGTATGGAAAAACGGTGTCCAGTCAATATAGGGTACCAAATCTTCCAAAGGATATGCCTCAATAACTTTAGTGCCTAAAAAGCTAGGTTTGGGCGGTATGGCACTTAAATCGAGTTCTATTTTTTGTTTGCGGGCATCGGCAATGCTAACAAAACGCTTGTCGTTCTTTTTGTTTAAATGTGCTTCCCTGGCTTTGGCGTATTCATCTTTAATGCCTTGTATGTAGGCATCGCGGTTGTCTTTGTTCATCAGGTTGCTGCACACGGTAACGCTGCGTGAAGCATCTAAAACGTGAATTGCCGGGCCCGAATAATTAGGATCTATTTTTACAGCCGCGTGTATGCGCGAGGTAGTTGCCCCGCCAATAATTAACGGAATAGTAAAACCTTCGCGCTCCATTTCTTTGGCAAAATGTACCATTTCATCAAGCGATGGGGTAATTAAACCGCTCAGGCCAATAATATCAACGTTTTGCTTTTTGGCTTCCTCAATAATTTTATGAGCCGGAACCATTACGCCCAGATCAATAATTTCGAAGTTATTGCAGGCCAGTACTACGCCTACAATGTTTTTACCAATATCGTGCACATCGCCTTTTACGGTTGCCATTAGTATTTTACCGGCATTGCTGCGCTCGTTATCGGCACCTTCGCCTGCGGCAAGTACGCGGGCCTTTTCGGCGGCTATAAAAGGCAGCAGGTAGGCCACAGCCTTTTTCATAACCCGGGCAGATTTTACTACCTGCGGCAAAAACATTTTGCCTGCACCAAATAAGTCGCCAACAATGTTCATACCGTCCATTAGCGGGCCCTCAATAACCTCTAAGGGTTTGGCGTATTTTTGGCGGGCCTCCTCTACATCATCGTCCAGATATTCGATAATTCCTTTTACCAGCGCGTGCGAAAGGCGTTTTTCAACCGGGTCTTTACGCCATTCTTCATCCTTAACAATCTCTTTGCCTTTGCTTTTTACGGTATCGGCATATTCAACCAGGCGTTCGGTAGCATCGGCGCGGCGGTTTAGTAAAACATCTTCAACCAGCTCTAAAAGTGGTTTAGGTATTTCTTCGTAAACTTCCAGCATCCCGGCGTTAACAATACCCATATCCATACCGGCCTGTATGGCGTGGTATAAAAAGGCCGAGTGCATGGCCTCGCGCACAGTATTGTTACCCCTAAACGAGAACGATATGTTACTTACGCCACCGCTAACCTTGGCATGCGGCAGGTTTTGCTTTATCCAGCGGGTGGCTCCAATAAAATCAACCGCGTAGTTGTTGTGTTCTTCCAGTCCGGTGGCAACTGTTAAAATATTGGGGTCGAAAATAATATCTTCGGGAGGGAAGCCAACTTCGTTAACCAGTATGTTGTAGCTGCGTTGGCAAATTTCGATACGACGGGCCAAACTATCGGCCTGCCCGGTTTCGTCAAACGCCATCACAACGGTAGCTGCACCGTAAGCCATAATTTTACGGGCCGATTCGCGGAATTTATCCTCGCCCTCTTTTAGCGAAATGGAGTTTACAATACCCTTGCCCTGTAGGCACTTTAAGCCAGCCTCTATTACGCTCCATTTACTGGAATCGACCATGATGGGCAGCTTGGCAATATCGGGCTCAGAGGCTATTAAATTCATGAACTTAGTCATGGCGGCTTCCGAATCAATCATCCCCTCGTCCATGTTTACATCAATTACCTGGGCACCGCCTTCAACTTGCTGGCGGGCAACCACTAAGGCACCTTCGTAATCTTCGGCTAAAATAAGCTTGCTAAACTTTGGCGATCCGGTAATATTGGTACGCTCGCCCACGTTGGCAAAATTGCTTTCGGCGGTGAGGGTAATAGCTTCTAAACCACTCAGGCGCATGTTATTTTCAATAACGGGGATGGGCCTGGGGGGGAAATTGTAAGCTTTTTTTGCAATGCAACTGATGTGATCGGGAGTTGTGCCGCAACAACCGCCAACAATGTTGACTAAACCCGCTTGCATAAAATCTTCAACCAAATGGGCGGTTTCGTGTGGAGCCTCGTCATAGGCGCCAAACTCGTTGGGTAAACCGGCATTAGGATAGGCCGAAATATATACGCCCGCTTTTGCGGATAATTCTTCAATATGCGGGCGCATATCTTTAGCACCCAAAGCGCAATTTAAACCTACCGAAAGTAAGTTGGCATGGCGTATGGAGTTCCAAAAGGCTTCAACGGTTTGCCCGGATAAGGTACGTCCCGAGGCATCGGTAATGGTGCCGGAGATCATGATGCCGCCCGTTTTGCGGAAGGCAGGATAATCTTTACCGGTAGCTATACACTCATCTTCGTACTTTTTAATGGCGAAAATGGCTGCCTTGGCGTTAAGGGTATCAAATATGGTTTCGATGAGCAGTACGTCCGAACCGCCATCAACCAGGCCGCGTACCTGTGTGTAATAGGCATCAACCAAATCATCAAACGTAACGGCGCGGTAACCAGGGTCGTTAACATCGGGTGATAGTGATGCTGTACGATTGGTTGGACCGATGGCTCCGGCAACAAAGCGGGGTTTATCGGGGGTTTTAAGGGTATATTCTTCGGCTACCTGGCGGGCAAGGCGTGCGCCTTCGTAGCTCAGTTCGTAAGCCAGTTCTTCCAGTTTATAATCGGCAAGGGATATTACCTGTGTGCTAAAGGTATTGGTTTCAATAATATCGGCACCAGCCTCCAGGTATTCGGCATGTATGGCCTTAATAATATCGGGGCGTGTTATGTTAAGCAGGTCGTTATTGCCCTGTAAATCCGAATGATGATTTTTAAAACGTTCCCCACGAAAGTCGGCTTCGGTGAGCTGATACCGTTGTATCATGGTGCCCATAGCCCCGTCGATAATGAGAATGCGTTTTTGTAATTGTTGTCTGATATCCATGTTTTGTATTGAGTACTGCGTATTGCGTAATGAGATGAGCTTTACGAAGTTGAACAAAGGGTTTTAGCCTCGCTTAAAATCGCAATACGCAATACTCAAATCGCAATACGTAAACAAGCTTATATCGAAAAGTCGGGCATTGGTGTTGACTTTCGCTTATCTGTCCTAAACCGCGAAGTGTGGTTTAAGTAGAATGTAGCACCTTGTAAGTACAGGTTGCTAAGACATCGCAGGGTCTAATCCCTCCGTCTTTCTCTATAAGCAGCGCAAAGTTGCACAATAAAAGGCAGAGATGCAAGAGCGACGCACTAACACACCAAGCCCGGAGTTAAGATAAGACATTGGTTTGACCATAGCGACCGACACCGGCCTAAACAACAAAGCCCCCGCTTTGGCGGAGGCTTTGAGTTGATATTTTGTTGAAATTATCTTCTGCTACCTCCAAATAGGCGGAGTAACATCATAAACAAGTTAATAAATGTAATGTACAATTGAAGGCCGCCAATTAAAGCTAACTTTTTTGAAGGCAAGCTGCCATATTCCATACCCGAGCCTATGCGTTTTAACATTTGTACCTTGTAAGCCGTTAGGCCAACAAATACTACAACACCAATGCAGCTTAAAATATAATCTAAAGCGGCACTACCGATAAAGAAGTTTACCATGAATGCTATAAACAGGCCAATAAATATGGTGTAAAGAATTGTACCCATTTTGGTTAAGTCTTGATGGGTGTAATACCCCGCAATGGCCATAATACCAAAAACAAGCGATGTTGTTATGAAAACACCGAATATAGCCGTTGCCGAATAGGCTAAAAATATTAAGCTAAAGCTGATGCCGATTAAAGTGGCATAGGTAACAAATAGCAAAACCAGTATAGGGTAAGCTATTTTATTGTAAGCTATTTGCATTAACAGCGCAAAAATTACCGGTGAAAAAATAGCAAGATAGCCTAAGCCGGTTAGTCCGCCGGTAATTGGGTCGAATATCAGTTTTAACAAGGCTTCGCTTCCTGTAAAATAATAGCTTACCAATGCAGAGATACCTAATGCTGCAAACATCCAGGTAAATACGCCTGATAAAAATCTGCGTGACGATGCGGTTTCGTCTAATTGTATTACACTATCGTATCTGTAATTTATTTTTTGCTCTTCCATTTGTATAAAATTAATTAATGTTTGCCTAATGGTTCAGGCTCAAATTTAGTAAAACTCTTAGATATTAATTCAACCGTTTTACCAGTTGTTCTTCTACTTTTTTAAATACTTGCACGGGTTTTAAGGTGCGCCAGTTCAGGTCGTCTAATGCACCGCCGAAGTTGATGTAATAATCGATGTTGTTTTGTTTAAACTCATCAATAACATGGTCCCTAAAGTTAATACCCGCTATCCAGCCATCTTCAACTTCCTGAAACCACTCCTCGTAATAACAATCGTCGGACGAGTGGAAGTTTAAGATGTTTTCGCCTATCAATATAAATTTATTGATGCCTTCGTTTATCATCACCTCAATAATTTCGCGTTTAAGCAGCATTACATCGTTATCAATGGCATCGTTCCATTCGCCAATAAACTCTATGATGCTGTAATTGCGGTCGTAATCGGTATAAAGTACTTTGAGGTATAGGGTGTTTGAGCCAAACGAATCCCACTGTGGGTGCAGTAAATAGTTGTATACCTGCTTATCAAACTCAAATTCACTGTATTCGGTGGCATAAAAAGGCGAAAGCTCGTCTTCTGATGCTATGTAATCGTCTCTCCAACGGTAATATGG includes:
- the metF gene encoding methylenetetrahydrofolate reductase [NAD(P)H], with protein sequence MKITEHIANANGKTLFSFELLPPIKGQSIQGIYNAIDPLMELKPPFIDVTSLREDHIYKEHENGLLEKLITRKRPGTVAVCAAIMNKYKVDAVPHLICGGFTKEETEYALIDLQFLGIDNVLVLRGDARKAESGFVPTVGGHAYATDLLGQVVNMNNGMYLHDTGPTSYKTDFCIGVAGYPEKHFEAPNLKTDFKYLKQKVDMGAGFIVTQMFFDNQKYFDFVNNCRANGITVPIIPGLKPITVSKQLISLSKIFHIDIPEALSEAITDCKSEKDVKEVGIEWMIKQCKELVQFGVPVLHFYTMGNPEPTKRIAQAVF
- the metH gene encoding methionine synthase, which produces MDIRQQLQKRILIIDGAMGTMIQRYQLTEADFRGERFKNHHSDLQGNNDLLNITRPDIIKAIHAEYLEAGADIIETNTFSTQVISLADYKLEELAYELSYEGARLARQVAEEYTLKTPDKPRFVAGAIGPTNRTASLSPDVNDPGYRAVTFDDLVDAYYTQVRGLVDGGSDVLLIETIFDTLNAKAAIFAIKKYEDECIATGKDYPAFRKTGGIMISGTITDASGRTLSGQTVEAFWNSIRHANLLSVGLNCALGAKDMRPHIEELSAKAGVYISAYPNAGLPNEFGAYDEAPHETAHLVEDFMQAGLVNIVGGCCGTTPDHISCIAKKAYNFPPRPIPVIENNMRLSGLEAITLTAESNFANVGERTNITGSPKFSKLILAEDYEGALVVARQQVEGGAQVIDVNMDEGMIDSEAAMTKFMNLIASEPDIAKLPIMVDSSKWSVIEAGLKCLQGKGIVNSISLKEGEDKFRESARKIMAYGAATVVMAFDETGQADSLARRIEICQRSYNILVNEVGFPPEDIIFDPNILTVATGLEEHNNYAVDFIGATRWIKQNLPHAKVSGGVSNISFSFRGNNTVREAMHSAFLYHAIQAGMDMGIVNAGMLEVYEEIPKPLLELVEDVLLNRRADATERLVEYADTVKSKGKEIVKDEEWRKDPVEKRLSHALVKGIIEYLDDDVEEARQKYAKPLEVIEGPLMDGMNIVGDLFGAGKMFLPQVVKSARVMKKAVAYLLPFIAAEKARVLAAGEGADNERSNAGKILMATVKGDVHDIGKNIVGVVLACNNFEIIDLGVMVPAHKIIEEAKKQNVDIIGLSGLITPSLDEMVHFAKEMEREGFTIPLIIGGATTSRIHAAVKIDPNYSGPAIHVLDASRSVTVCSNLMNKDNRDAYIQGIKDEYAKAREAHLNKKNDKRFVSIADARKQKIELDLSAIPPKPSFLGTKVIEAYPLEDLVPYIDWTPFFHTWELRGSYPKIFDDKVVGVEAKKLYDDAQALLKEIVANKLLQANGVIGFWAANSVGDDIELYTDDTRTQVLSTIYTLRQQAEKVKGEPYYALSDFIAPKQSGVADYWGGFAVTAGIGCDEMVAKYEADHDDYNSIMAKALADRLAEAFAEKMHQLVRTDYWGYAADESLGSDDLIKEKYQGIRPAPGYPACPDHTEKTTLFELLKAEDNAKMHLTESLAMTPAASVSGFYFAHPQARYFGLGKISKDQVVDYAQRKGADLEVTERWLSPNINY
- a CDS encoding HAD family hydrolase gives rise to the protein MASKINTIIFDLGNVLIDWNPYHLYRKLFSNDDEIKHFLDTVCTMHWNEEQDAGRPVKEGTELLISQFPEHSDNILAYYERWEEMLGGEIPGTVQILKTLKDSGQYKLYALTNWSTETFPIALSHYHFLSWFDAIVVSGAEGIRKPDSRFYQLLLDRHQVKPQEALFIDDNYRNILAAREMGIESIHFTSADELRQHLSKLGVNA
- a CDS encoding Bax inhibitor-1/YccA family protein is translated as MEEQKINYRYDSVIQLDETASSRRFLSGVFTWMFAALGISALVSYYFTGSEALLKLIFDPITGGLTGLGYLAIFSPVIFALLMQIAYNKIAYPILVLLFVTYATLIGISFSLIFLAYSATAIFGVFITTSLVFGIMAIAGYYTHQDLTKMGTILYTIFIGLFIAFMVNFFIGSAALDYILSCIGVVVFVGLTAYKVQMLKRIGSGMEYGSLPSKKLALIGGLQLYITFINLFMMLLRLFGGSRR
- a CDS encoding DUF6364 family protein, yielding MKTRLNLTIEKELMHKVKAYAKDNNTSVSNLVEAYFKNILSKKSPNMLELIKSLPKPDIDDNLDLKKAFYEENASKYGF